Genomic segment of Streptomyces sp. NBC_01210:
GCAAGTCCACGCTGGTGCGATGTCTCACCCGGCTGATCGAACCCACCGCGGGTGAAGTGAACTTCGAGGGTGAGGACATCCGTGGCGCGGACGCCAAACGGCTGCGCGAGCTACGGCGCCGCAAGTTCTCCATGGTCTTCCAGCACTTCGGGCTGCTGCCGCACCGCCGGGTCGTCGACAATGTCTCGTACGGCCTGGAAATACGTGGCATGGGCAAGGCGGAGCGCGTCAAGCGGGCCATGGAGGTCGTCGAACTGGTCGGCCTGGCCGGATACGAGAACTCCTACCCCGACCAGCTCTCCGGCGGCATGCAGCAGCGCGTCGGTCTCGCCCGTGCGCTCGCCGGCGATCCGGACGTGCTCTTCTTCGACGAGCCGTTCTCCGCGCTCGACCCGCTGATCCGCCGCGACATGCAGAACGAGGTCATCCGCCTGCACCACGAGGTCGGCAAGACCATGGTCTTCATCACCCACGACCTGTCCGAGGCGCTCAAGCTCGGCGATCGCATTCTCATCATGCGCGACGGCAAGATGGTCCAGTGCGGCACAGGTGACGAACTGGTGGGCGCTCCCGCCGACGATTATGTCCGCGAGTTCGTCAAGGACGTGTCCCGCGCCGAAGTCCTGACCCTGCGCTGGATCATGCGCGCCCCGGAGCCCGGCGACGCCCTCGACGGCCCGGAGCTGGGCCCGGACGTCGTGGTGCGCGAGGCGACGCGGGCGGTGCTCGCCGCCGACAGGCCGGTCAAGGTCGTCCAGGACGGCAAGCTGCTGGGCATCGTCGGCGACGAGGAGATCCTCGCGGTCGTCGCCGGACAGGAAGGCGGCGCGTGATGGTTGTCGCCGCCGACGCGGCCGCCCCGGCCCGGGCCGTGCGCCGAGTCAGCCGCCGCGTCGTGGTGGCCGCGATCGTGCTCGCCTGGCTGGTGCTGTTCGCCGCCCTGCGCGGGCGGGAGACCCTGGCGCTGGCGGCGGCCGACCTGACGGACCTGCACCGCTGGTTCAACTCGGTCAACGACAGCATCGGGGCGAACCGCAACAGCAACCCGCTCTTCCTCTACTTCTTCAACGAGATCCGGCTGGTCATCGACAATCTCGTCACCTTCATCCAGTCGCTGATCTCCCAGCCGCAGGGCGGGCGCCCGGTCCCCGTCATCGGCTGGCTGGGCGTCGTCGGCCTCGCCGGATATCTCTCCTGGGCGTTCGGGAACATACGCGTCGCGGCCCTGGCCGTGGCCGGGTTCGTCTTCCTGGGGCTGCAGGGACTGTGGCAGGAGAGCATGGACACGCTGGCCCTGACCCTGTCGGCGGTCTTCGTCTCCCTGCTCATCGGCATCCCGCTCGGCATCTGGGCCGGGCTCTCCGACCGGGTGAACCGCGCCATCACGCCGTTCCTGGACTTCATGCAGACGATGCCGACCTTCGTCTACCTCGCTCCGCTGACGCTGTTCTTCCTCATCGGCCCGGCATCCGCGACGATCGCCACGCTCATCTACGCGGCGCCGCCTGCCATACGCATCACCGCGCACGCCATCCGCTCGGTGCCCGCCACCACGGTAGAGGCCGCAGAGTCGCTGGGATCCACCCGGCGGCAGACGCTCACCAAGGTGCTGCTGCCCATGTCCAAGCGGACCGTCGTGATGGGCGTGAACCAGACCATCATGGCCGCGCTGTCCATGGTCACCATCGCCGCCCTGATCGACGCGCCCGGGCTGGGCAAGACGGTCGTCAAGGCGCTGCAGACCCTGGACGTCGGCGTCGCCTTCAACGCCGGCCTCGCGATCGTCGTCATGGCCATCGTGCTGGACCGGGTGACGACCGCGGCGGGTGACCGTGTGGAGGCCGCGAGGAAGCGCCGCGCCGGCCGCTTCACGAAGTGGCGCCGGCCCCTCCTGCTGGCCGGTGGCGCGGCGGCCGCGGTGTGCGTGTGGCTGTCCCACACCTATGTGTGGGCAGCCCAGTTCCCCGGCGACGCCTCAGTCGGCGGCGCGATCGCGCGCACGGCGGACTCGGTCACCCTGTGGACGCAGGACACCTTCGGCGGACTGACCAACGGAACCAGGGACCTGATCACCACGGCGCTGCTCAACCCCTTCGAGACACTGCTCACCGAGTCCCCCTGGTGGCTGGTCGGCGTCGTCCTCGTCGCCGTCGGCGCAGTGCTCGGCGGGTGGCGCGCGGGTGTCACGGCGGCGGTCTGTGTGGCACTGCTCGTCGGGACCGGGGTGTGGTCGGACAGCATGACGACGCTGGCCTCCACGGCGGTGGCGACTCTGATCGTGATGCTGCTCGGCGTCGTGGTCGGGGTCTGGATGGGCCGCAGTCCGCTGGTCGACCGGCTGATCAGACCCAGCCTCGACGCGGGCCAGACCATGCCCTCCTTCGTGTATCTGGTGCCGTTCCTGGCGCTGTTCGGTGCGACGCGCTTCACGGCGATCATCGCCGCGGTCGTCTTCGCGGCTCCCGTGACAATCAAGATCATCGCGGATGGAGTGCGAGCGGTGCCACAGACCACGGTGGAGGCCGCCACGGCAGCCGGCTCCAGCACTTGGCAGATCATCACCAAGGTCCAGCTCCCCATGTCACGCAGCGCCCTGACACTCGCGACCAACCAGGGACTGATCTACGTCCTGTCCATGGTGGTCGTGGGCGGTCTGGTCGGTGCGGGCGCCCTGGGCTACGACGTCGTAGCCGGTTTCTCCCAGGGCCAGTTGTACGGCAAGGGCCTGGCGGCGGGCCTGGCCATCGTTCTGCTCGGGGTCATGTTCGACCGGATAACCCAGGCAGCGGCACGGCGCACAACGAGGGCGCCCGGCGCCCGCTAGGCCGGTCACAACTCAGCGCCCACAGGAAGAAGCACAGGAGGCAGTAATGATCGGAAACTTCATTGGGCAGTCGCGGCCCGCGAGACGGCGGGCCGCGGTGGCCGGGCTGGCGGCGATGAGCCTCGCCGCGCTCACCGCCTGCGGCGGCGCCAAGGTCGGCGAGTCGGGATCGGACAAGGCGGGGGGCGCCGGCAAGTGCGGCACGTTCAACCTCGCGATCAACCCCTGGGTCGGTTACGAGGCCAACGCGGCGGTCATCGCGTATGTCGCCGAGAATGACCTCAAGTGTCAGGTGACCAAGAAGGACCTCAAGGAAGAGGTCGCCTGGCAGGGCTTCGGCACCGGCGAAGTGGACGCCGTCGTCGAGAACTGGGGCCACGACGACCTGAAGAAGAAGTACATCACCGACCAGAAGACCGCCGTGGAGGCCGGCGCGACCGGCAACACGGGCGTCATCGGCTGGTTCGTGCCGCCGTGGCTGGCCAAGGAGCACCCGGACATCACCGACTGGAAGAACCTCAATAAATACGCCGCCAATTTCAAGACGTCGGAGTCGGGTGCCAAGGGTCAGTTCCTCGACGGCGATCCGTCGTTCGTGACGAATGACGCCGCACTGGTGAAGAATCTCAAGCTGGATTACAAGGTCGTCTACGGTGGCAGCGAGGCGGCGCTCATCCAGGCGTTCAGACAGGCCGAGGCCAAGAAGTCCTGGGTGATCGGATACTTCTACGCGCCGCAGTGGTTCATGTCGGAGGTCGAGCTGGTGAAGGTGAATCTGCCGGCGTACAAGGACGGCTGCGACGCCGACGCGGAGAAGGTCGCCTGCGACTACCCCGAATACGAGCTGGACAAGATCGTCAGCAAGAAGTTCGCCGACTCGGGCAGTCCTGCCTATGACCTCGTCAAGAACTTCACCTGGACCAACTCGGACCAGAACCTCGTGGCCAAGTACATCGCCGAGGACAAGATGACGCCGGAGGCGGCGGCCAAGAAGTGGGTGGACGCCAACCGCGACAAGGTTGATTTCTGGCTCAAGAAGAGCTGATCCACAGGAGGGGCCGGGAGCGTTGACCGTGCCCGGCGGGCTGCCGTGACAGCCCGCCGGGCACGGCTGTTTTTTTGCCCCGGTTACGGCCGTGAAGGCCCCTTGACACCCACCCTCGGCGACCGGCATCGTGAGTTGCGCAACCTGAAGCATGTTGCGCTGACAGCAACTTAACTGCTTAAAGGCGGAGGTGCGGCGATGGCGGGACCCCGAGTGGTCATCATCGGAGCGGGCGTCGTGGGAGCGGCGCTCGCGGACGAACTGTCCTTCGCGGGCTGGACCGACATCACGGTCGTCGACCAGGGGCCCCTCCCCGCCACCGGCGGGTCGTCGTCCCATGCGCCGGGGCTGGTCTTCCAGACGAACTCCTCGAAGACCATGACCGAGCTCGCCCGCTACACCGTCGAGAAGTTCTGCAGCCTCGACGTCGACGGAGAGCCCTGCTTCCTGCAGGTGGGCGGACTCGAGGTGGCCACCACCCCGGAACGCCTGATCGAGCTGCACCGCCGCCACGGCTGGGTCACCGCCTGGGGCATCGAGTCCCGGCTGCTGAGCCCCGAGGAGTGCATCGAACTGCACCCGCTGGTGGACCCCGGGCGCGTCCTCGGCGGCCTCCTGGTCCCCACCGACGGCCTGGCCAAGGCGGTGCTCGCCGTCGAGGCCCAGATCCGGCGGGCCACCGAGCGCGGCGTTCGCTTCCTCGCCCGCCACGAAGTCCTCGACGTCGTACACAGCGAGGGCGAGGTCAGCGCAGTCGTCACCGACCAGGGCGAGATCCCCGCCGACATCGTCGTGTGCTGTGCGGGCATCTGGGGCCCGAAGATCGCCCGCATGGTCGGCATGAACCTGCCCCTCACCCCGCTCGCCCACCAGCTCGCCTGGACCGGCCCCGTTCCCGCACTGGAAGGCCAGGCCGAGGAGGCCGTCCGGCCGATCCTGCGCCACCAGGACGCGGATCTGTACTACCGCGACCGCTTCGACCGCATCGGCATCGGCTACTACGGCCACCGGCCCATGCCGGTCGACCCGGAGGACATCGCCTCGGTGGACGAGGCCGAGCGGATGCCCTCGGTCATGAAGTTCACCGAGGACGACTTCGCCGACGCCTGGACCGAGACACAGGCACTGCTGCCCGCGACCCGCGACGCCAAGATCGAAGAGGGCATCAACGGTCTCTTCTCCTTCACCACCGACGGCCTGCCGCTGCTGGGCGAATCACCTGACGTCAAGGGCTTCTGGGTCGCCGAGGCCGTGTGGGTCACCCACTCGGCCGGCGTGGCCCGCGCGGTGGCCGAATGGCTCGTGGAGGGCCACTGCTCGTCCTTCGATCTGCACGAGTGCGACGTCAACCGCTTCGAGCCGCATCAGCTCTCCCCGGAGTACGTCCTGGCACGCGACTGCCAGAACTTCGTCGAGGTGTACGACATCCTCCACCCCCTCCAGCCGGCCGGCGCGCCACGCCCCCTGCGCACCAGCCCCTTCTACGCCCGCCAGCAGGAACTCGGCGCCGTCTTCCTGGAGGCCACCGGCTGGGAGCGGCCCCAGTGGTACGAGGCGAACGAACACCTGGCAGCCGGGCGTTCCATCCCCACTCCCAACGACTGGGCGGCGCGCTACTGGTCGCCCATCGTCGGCGCAGAGGCCCAGACCACGCGCGAGACCGTCGCGATGTACGACATGACCGCGCTCAAGCGCCTGGAAGTCACCGGTCGCGGCGCCGCCGCGTTCCTCCAGCGGCTGTCCACCGGCAACGTCGACAAGTCGGTCGGCTCGGTGACGTACACCCTGCTCCTCGACGGAGACGGCCGTATCCGCAGCGACATCACCGTCGCCCGTCTCGGCCGCGACCACTTCCAGGTCGGCGCCAACGGCAACCTGGACCTCGACTGGTTTGGCCGACACCTGCCGGCGGACGGGTCGGTCCAGGTACGCGACATCACCGCCGGCACCTGCTGCGTCGGCCTGTGGGGCCCGCTGGCCCGCGAGGTGCTCCAGCCGCTCGCCGACTCGGACTTCTCCAACGACGGTCTGAAGTACTTCCGCGCCAAGCGCGCCCACATCGGTTCCGTCCCCGTCACCGCCATGCGCCTGTCGTACGTCGGCGAACGCGGCTGGGAGCTGTACACCACCGCCGACATGGGCCAGAAACTCTGGGACACCCTCTGGCAGGCCGCCCAGCCCCTCGGCGGCATCGCCGCCGGCCGTGGCGCCTTCAACAGTCTGCGTCTGGAGAAGGGCTACCGCTCCTTCGGCACCGACATGACCTATGAGCACGACCCCTACGAGGCGGGCGTCGGCTTCGCCGTCAAGCTCGACAAGGACGACTTCATCGGCAAGGCCGCGCTGGAGCGGCGCAAGGCCGATGTGCGGCGCCGCCTGACCTGTCTGACCATCGACGACCCGCAGGCCGTGGTCATGGGGAAGGAGCCGGTGTACGACGGCGACCGCCCCGTCGGCTATGTCACCAGCGCCGCTCACGGCTACACGATCGGCAAGGGCATCGCCTATGCGTGGCTGCCCGCCGAGCTCGCCACGACCGGCCGCACCATGCACATCGGCTACTTCGACCAGCGCGTCGAAGCGGTCGTCGCCGACGAGCCGCTGTTCGACCCCTCCATGTCCCGCCTGCGCGGCTGAGCCCCCATCCGTAAGAAGAGGAGCACCGTGAGCGCAAAGGTCCTCGACGGACGCCGTACCGCGGCTGCGATCCGCACCGAACTCGCCGAGCGCGTCGCCAAGCTGGCCGCGCGGGGAATCACGCCGGGCCTCGGCACCGTACTGGTCGGCGACGACCCCGGCAGTCACGCGTACGTCGCCGGTAAGCACCGCGACTGCGAACAGGCCGGGATCGCCTCCATCCGGCGCGAACTGCCCGCCGACGCGACGCAGGAGCAGGTGGAGGCCGTCATCGACGAGCTCAACGCCGACCCCGCCTGCACCGGCTACATCGTCCAACTGCCGCTGCCGCGGGGCCTGGACGCCAACGCGGTACTGGAGCGCATGGACCCGGCCAAGGACGCCGACGGCCTGCACCCGGTCAGCCTCGGACGCCTCGCTCTCGGCATCGAGGCCCCGCTGCCCTGCACCCCGCGCGGCATCGTGGAACTGCTGCGTCGCCATGACGTCCCCCTCGCCGGAGCGCGGGTGTGCGTCATCGGGCGAGGCATCACGGTCGGACGGCCGATCGGGCTGCTGCTCACCCGCAGGTCCGAGAACGCCACCGTGACCCTGTGCCACACCGGGACCAAGGGTCTGGCCTGGCACGTACGGGAGGCGGACATCGTCATCGCGGCCGCCGGATCGCCCGGACTGATCACCCCCGAGATGCTTCGGCCCGGTGCCGTCGTCCTCGACGTCGGTATCACCCGCACCGACGAAGGGCTGATCGGGGACGTGCACCCCGATGCCGCCACGGTCGCCGGATGGGTCGCGCCCATGCCCGGCGGCGTAGGACCCATGACGCGGGCGATGCTGCTCGCCAATGTCGTTGAGGCTGCCGAGAGGAACGCCGCATGAACACGCTGAACGCGCCGCTCGCCGAGCTGGACCCGGAGGTCCACGCCGCCGTCTCCGCGGAGCTGGACCGCCAGCAGTCCACCCTCGAAATGATCGCGTCGGAGAACTTCGCCCCCTCGGCGGTCATGGAGGCCCAGGGTTCGGTCCTGACGAACAAGTACGCCGAGGGCTATCCGGGGCGCCGCTACTACGGCGGCTGTGAACACGTCGACGTGACCGAGCGGCTGGCCATCGAGCGGATCAAGTCCCTCTTCGGCGCCGGATTCGCCAATGTGCAGCCGCACTCGGGCGCGCAGGCGAACACCGCCGTCTACTTCGCCCTGCTGAAGCCCGGTGACACCATCCTCGGCCTCGACCTCGCGCACGGCGGTCACCTCACCCACGGCATGCGCATCAACTACAGCGGCAAGATGCTCAATGTCGTGCCCTACCACGTGGACGAGACCGACAACCTGGTCGACATGGACGAGGTGGAGCGGCTCGCCAAGGAGCACAGCCCCAAGATGATCATCGCGGGCTGGTCGGCGTATCCCCGGCAACTGGACTTCGAGGCCTTCCGGCGGATCGCCGACGAGGTGGGCGCCTACCTGATGGTCGACATGGCCCACTTCGCGGGCCTCGTGGCCGCCGGACTTCACCCCAGTCCCGTACCGCACGCCCATGTCACCACCACGACCACCCACAAGACGCTCGGCGGCCCGCGCGGCGGCGTCATCCTCACCAATGAGGCCGACATCGCCAAGAAGATCAACTCTGCGGTGTTCCCCGGAATGCAGGGCGGCCCGCTGGAGCACGTCATCGCAGCGAAGGCGGTGTCGTTCAAGGTCGCCGCGTCGCCGGAGTTCGCCGAGCGGCAGGCCCGTACCCTGGCCGGCGCCCGCATCCTCGCCGAACGGCTCACGCAGCCGGACGCGACCGCGGCCGGAGTCAGCGTCCTCACCGGCGGCACCGATGTCCATCTGGTCCTGGTCGACCTCAGGGAGTCGGAACTGGACGGGAAGCAGGCGGAAGACCTGCTCCACGACATCGGTATCACCGTCAACCGCAACGCCGTCCCCTTCGATCCCCGCCCGCCCATGGTCACTTCGGGGCTGCGTATCGGCACCCCCGCTCTGGCCACCCGCGGCTTCACCGAAGAGGACTTCACCGAGGTCGCCGATGTGATCGCGCTCGCCCTCCAGCCCGCGCCCGATGTCGCCGCGCTCCGCGCCCGTACGCAGGCGCTGGCTGCCAAGCACCCGCTGTACCCGCACCTTTCAGGAGACGCCCGATGAGCCCCCGCACCCCGGGCGCCGACCTCCCCGAGCACCCCGACTGGCTGTGGCGCACGCCCGAGCCGAAGCGGTCGTACGACGTGGTGATCGTGGGCGGCGGCGGACACGGTCTCGCGACCGCCCACTACCTGGCGAAGAACCACGGCATCACCAATGTGGCCGTGCTGGAGAAGGGCTGGCTCGCGGGCGGCAACATGGCCCGCAACACCACCATCATCCGTTCCAACTATCTGTGGGACGAGAGCGCCGGAATCTACGAGCATGCCCTCAAGCTCTGGGAGGGGCTGGCGGACGAACTGGACTACCCGATCCTCTTCTCCCAGCGCGGTGTGCTGAACCTCGCCCACAGCCTGCAGGATGTCCGCGACAGCGTGCGCCGTGTCGAGGCCAACCGGCTCAACGGCGTCGACGCCGAATGGCTGGACCCGCAGCGGGTCAAGGACGTCTGCCCCATCGTCAACATCTCACCCGACGTGCGGTATCCGGTGATGGGCGGCACCTACCAGCCGCGGGCCGGTATCGCCAAGCACGATCACGTTGCCTGGGGGCTGGCGCGCTCCGCCGACGCCGCGGGCATCGACATCATCCAGAACTGCGAAGTCACCGGCATCGACATCCAGGGCGGGCGGGTCGTCGGCGTGCAGACCACGCTCGGCCCGATCGCCGCCGGCAAGGTGGCGCTCTGCTCGGCCGGTCATACCTCGGTACTGGCAGCCATGGCGGGCTTCGAGCTGCCGCTGCAGAGCCACCCGCTGCAGGCGCTGGTCTCCGAGCTCCTTGAGCCGGTGCACCCCACGGTCGTGATGTCCAATGCGGTGCATGTGTACGTCAGCCAGGCACACAAGGGCGAACTGGTGATGGGCGCGGGCATCGACGCGTACAACGCCTACACCCAGCGCGGCGCCTTCCACATCATCGAGCATCAGATGTCCGCCGCCCTGGAACTCTTCCCGGTCTTCGCCCGTGCCCATGTACTGCGTACCTGGGGCGGCATCGTCGACGTCAGCCCCGACGCCTCGCCGATCGTCGGGCTCAGCCCTGTCGACAACCTCTACCTCAACTGCGGCTGGGGAACCGGCGGTTTCAAAGCCACCCCGGGCGTCGGCTGGGTCTACGCCCACACCATCGCCCACGACACCCCCCACCACCTCAACGCCCCCTTCTCGCTCGACCGATTCACCACCGGCGCGCTCGTCGACGAGCACGGCGCGGCCGCGGTGGCCCACTAGGGAGCCGAATCGATGCTGCTCATCCCATGCCCCTGGTGCGGGCCCCGCGACGAGGCCGAATTCCACTACGGCGGCCAGGCGCACGTGCCCTATCCCGAGGACCCCGCCGCCCTGACCGACCAGGAGTGGGCCCGCCATGTCTTCTTCCGCGACAACCCCAGGGGTCCGTTCGCGGAGCGCTGGAGCCATGCGGCCGGATGCCGTCGCTGGTTCAACGCCGTGCGTAATACGGCGACGAACGAGATCCTGACGGTGTACCGAGCGGGCGAGCCGCGCCCGGAACCGGCGGCCTCCCCTTCAGCCGGTAGGGTCGGCGGACAGGCTGTCCCGCACAATCCAGCCCCTCCGGCGTTTGAGGAGCGGAGTCCAGGGGCGGAGCCCCTGGTTACGGGAAAGGGCGGGGTGGGGGAGTCAACCCCCGCCCCCACCATCGGCACCGGCACTCAGCCGTTCCGGCGCACCGCCGGCGGCCGCGTAGCCCGTGCCGAACCGCTCACCTTCACCTTCGACGGCACGACATACGAAGGCTTCCGCGGCGACACCCTCGCCTCCGCCCTGCTCGCCAACGGGATCATCCAGGCCGGCACCAGCATCAAGCTCGGCCGCCCGCGCGGCATCTTCTCCGCCGGCGTCGAGGAGCCCAACGCGGTCGTCCAGATCGAGGAGCCGTTCCCCGAGCCCATGCTGCCCGCGACGGCCGTGGAGCTGTACGACGGGCTCGTCGCCAGCAGCCTCCCCGGGCAGGGACGGCTTGCCACCGAGCCCGATCCCGCGCGCTACGACGCCGTCCACGCCCACTGCGACCTGCTCGTCGTCGGCGCGGGACCGGCCGGACTCGCGGCCGCGGCTGCCGCCGCAGGCAGCGGGGCGCGTGTCATCCTTGCCGACGACCAGCCCGAGCTGGGCGGCAGTCTCCTCGGAACAAGCCAACTCCTGGACTGGGCAGCCGAGATGGGCGCGCGGCTCGGTGCCGAGCCCGAGGTTCGTGTGCTGCGCCGCACCACCGTCTTCGGCTACTACGACGACAATCATGTCCTCGCCGTCGAACGCCGCACCAACCACCTCGGCGGCGAAGCCCCCGAGCAGGTCTCCCGCGAGCGTGTCTGGCGCATCCGCGCCCGCCGCGTCGTCCTGGCCACCGGAGCCCATGAGCGCTCGCTGGCCTTCGCCGACAACGACCGGCCCGGCGTCATGCTGGCGGGCTCGGCCCGTACGTACGCCAACCGCTACGGCGTCCTGCCGGGCCGTCGCGCCGTCGTCTTCACCACCAACGACAGCGCCTACGCGGCCGCGCTCGACCTGGCGGCGGCGGGCGTGGACATCGCGGCGGTCGTAGACACCCGACCCGAACCGGGGGAGTGGGCGCGCCGCGCCCAGCAGGCCGGGATCGAGGTGCTGGCCGGGCATGCCGTGACGGGTACCGCGGGCGACGCACGCCTCGCCGCGGTGACCGTTGCCCCGTACGGAGGGCCGTCGGGGCGCGAGTTCGCTGCCGACCTGTTGCTGGTCTCCGGTGGGTGGAACCCCGTCGCGCATCTGTTCAGCCAGGCGGGCGGAAAGCTGCGTTACGACGAGACGCTCGGCACCTTCGTCCCCGACTCATGCCCTCAGGCGGTCGAGGCCGCGGGCTCCGTCGCCGGCGTCTTCGATCTGCCCGGCGTTCTCGCTCAGGGCTCTGCGGCGGGCGCCCGAGCGATGGAGGCCGAGGGCTATGGGGTCGGTGCCCCCGAGCTCCCGGTTGTGGCCGGCGAACCGCAGTCCCCGTCCATGCAGGTCTTCGTCGTCCCCGGCGCCGCCGGCGCGCCACGCTTCGTCGACCTTCAGCGTGATGTCACCGTTGACGACCTGGCCCGCGCGACGGGCGCCGGTATGCGCTCGGTCGAGCACACCAAGCGCTACACCACCGCCGGTACCGCCAACGACCAGGGCAAGACATCCGGTGTCCTCGCCAGCGGCACCGTCGCCCAGCTCCTCGGCGTGGACATCTCCGCCCTCGGCACGACGACGTTCCGCCCTCCCTACACCCCCGTCTCCTTCGCCACCCTCGCGGGCCGCGACCGCGGCGCGCTCCATGACCCTGTGCGCGTGACCGCCCTGCACGACTGGCACGTCGAGCATGGTGCGCTCTTCGAGAACGTCGGTCAGTGGAAGCGGCCCTGGTACTACCCCCAGAACGGCGAGGACATGAAGGCCGCCGTGCTCCGTGAGTGCCGCGCTGCCCGCGAGGGCGTCGCCTTCATGGACGCCTCCACCCTCGGCAAGATCGACGTGCAGGGGCCGGACGCCGCCGTTCTTCTCGACCGGCTCTACACCAACATGATGAGCACCCTCAAAGTCGGCATGATCCGCTACGGCGTCAT
This window contains:
- a CDS encoding sarcosine oxidase subunit beta family protein, translated to MSPRTPGADLPEHPDWLWRTPEPKRSYDVVIVGGGGHGLATAHYLAKNHGITNVAVLEKGWLAGGNMARNTTIIRSNYLWDESAGIYEHALKLWEGLADELDYPILFSQRGVLNLAHSLQDVRDSVRRVEANRLNGVDAEWLDPQRVKDVCPIVNISPDVRYPVMGGTYQPRAGIAKHDHVAWGLARSADAAGIDIIQNCEVTGIDIQGGRVVGVQTTLGPIAAGKVALCSAGHTSVLAAMAGFELPLQSHPLQALVSELLEPVHPTVVMSNAVHVYVSQAHKGELVMGAGIDAYNAYTQRGAFHIIEHQMSAALELFPVFARAHVLRTWGGIVDVSPDASPIVGLSPVDNLYLNCGWGTGGFKATPGVGWVYAHTIAHDTPHHLNAPFSLDRFTTGALVDEHGAAAVAH
- a CDS encoding ABC transporter permease; translated protein: MVVAADAAAPARAVRRVSRRVVVAAIVLAWLVLFAALRGRETLALAAADLTDLHRWFNSVNDSIGANRNSNPLFLYFFNEIRLVIDNLVTFIQSLISQPQGGRPVPVIGWLGVVGLAGYLSWAFGNIRVAALAVAGFVFLGLQGLWQESMDTLALTLSAVFVSLLIGIPLGIWAGLSDRVNRAITPFLDFMQTMPTFVYLAPLTLFFLIGPASATIATLIYAAPPAIRITAHAIRSVPATTVEAAESLGSTRRQTLTKVLLPMSKRTVVMGVNQTIMAALSMVTIAALIDAPGLGKTVVKALQTLDVGVAFNAGLAIVVMAIVLDRVTTAAGDRVEAARKRRAGRFTKWRRPLLLAGGAAAAVCVWLSHTYVWAAQFPGDASVGGAIARTADSVTLWTQDTFGGLTNGTRDLITTALLNPFETLLTESPWWLVGVVLVAVGAVLGGWRAGVTAAVCVALLVGTGVWSDSMTTLASTAVATLIVMLLGVVVGVWMGRSPLVDRLIRPSLDAGQTMPSFVYLVPFLALFGATRFTAIIAAVVFAAPVTIKIIADGVRAVPQTTVEAATAAGSSTWQIITKVQLPMSRSALTLATNQGLIYVLSMVVVGGLVGAGALGYDVVAGFSQGQLYGKGLAAGLAIVLLGVMFDRITQAAARRTTRAPGAR
- a CDS encoding GcvT family protein, with translation MAGPRVVIIGAGVVGAALADELSFAGWTDITVVDQGPLPATGGSSSHAPGLVFQTNSSKTMTELARYTVEKFCSLDVDGEPCFLQVGGLEVATTPERLIELHRRHGWVTAWGIESRLLSPEECIELHPLVDPGRVLGGLLVPTDGLAKAVLAVEAQIRRATERGVRFLARHEVLDVVHSEGEVSAVVTDQGEIPADIVVCCAGIWGPKIARMVGMNLPLTPLAHQLAWTGPVPALEGQAEEAVRPILRHQDADLYYRDRFDRIGIGYYGHRPMPVDPEDIASVDEAERMPSVMKFTEDDFADAWTETQALLPATRDAKIEEGINGLFSFTTDGLPLLGESPDVKGFWVAEAVWVTHSAGVARAVAEWLVEGHCSSFDLHECDVNRFEPHQLSPEYVLARDCQNFVEVYDILHPLQPAGAPRPLRTSPFYARQQELGAVFLEATGWERPQWYEANEHLAAGRSIPTPNDWAARYWSPIVGAEAQTTRETVAMYDMTALKRLEVTGRGAAAFLQRLSTGNVDKSVGSVTYTLLLDGDGRIRSDITVARLGRDHFQVGANGNLDLDWFGRHLPADGSVQVRDITAGTCCVGLWGPLAREVLQPLADSDFSNDGLKYFRAKRAHIGSVPVTAMRLSYVGERGWELYTTADMGQKLWDTLWQAAQPLGGIAAGRGAFNSLRLEKGYRSFGTDMTYEHDPYEAGVGFAVKLDKDDFIGKAALERRKADVRRRLTCLTIDDPQAVVMGKEPVYDGDRPVGYVTSAAHGYTIGKGIAYAWLPAELATTGRTMHIGYFDQRVEAVVADEPLFDPSMSRLRG
- a CDS encoding ABC transporter substrate-binding protein, whose protein sequence is MIGNFIGQSRPARRRAAVAGLAAMSLAALTACGGAKVGESGSDKAGGAGKCGTFNLAINPWVGYEANAAVIAYVAENDLKCQVTKKDLKEEVAWQGFGTGEVDAVVENWGHDDLKKKYITDQKTAVEAGATGNTGVIGWFVPPWLAKEHPDITDWKNLNKYAANFKTSESGAKGQFLDGDPSFVTNDAALVKNLKLDYKVVYGGSEAALIQAFRQAEAKKSWVIGYFYAPQWFMSEVELVKVNLPAYKDGCDADAEKVACDYPEYELDKIVSKKFADSGSPAYDLVKNFTWTNSDQNLVAKYIAEDKMTPEAAAKKWVDANRDKVDFWLKKS
- a CDS encoding quaternary amine ABC transporter ATP-binding protein, with product MTPTETELPQRRGTSQDQDRPPVISVRGLWKVFGPKADQVPDSDELCGLTRRELMDRTGCTAAVRDVNFDVSPGEVFVVMGLSGSGKSTLVRCLTRLIEPTAGEVNFEGEDIRGADAKRLRELRRRKFSMVFQHFGLLPHRRVVDNVSYGLEIRGMGKAERVKRAMEVVELVGLAGYENSYPDQLSGGMQQRVGLARALAGDPDVLFFDEPFSALDPLIRRDMQNEVIRLHHEVGKTMVFITHDLSEALKLGDRILIMRDGKMVQCGTGDELVGAPADDYVREFVKDVSRAEVLTLRWIMRAPEPGDALDGPELGPDVVVREATRAVLAADRPVKVVQDGKLLGIVGDEEILAVVAGQEGGA
- the glyA gene encoding serine hydroxymethyltransferase; this encodes MNTLNAPLAELDPEVHAAVSAELDRQQSTLEMIASENFAPSAVMEAQGSVLTNKYAEGYPGRRYYGGCEHVDVTERLAIERIKSLFGAGFANVQPHSGAQANTAVYFALLKPGDTILGLDLAHGGHLTHGMRINYSGKMLNVVPYHVDETDNLVDMDEVERLAKEHSPKMIIAGWSAYPRQLDFEAFRRIADEVGAYLMVDMAHFAGLVAAGLHPSPVPHAHVTTTTTHKTLGGPRGGVILTNEADIAKKINSAVFPGMQGGPLEHVIAAKAVSFKVAASPEFAERQARTLAGARILAERLTQPDATAAGVSVLTGGTDVHLVLVDLRESELDGKQAEDLLHDIGITVNRNAVPFDPRPPMVTSGLRIGTPALATRGFTEEDFTEVADVIALALQPAPDVAALRARTQALAAKHPLYPHLSGDAR
- a CDS encoding bifunctional methylenetetrahydrofolate dehydrogenase/methenyltetrahydrofolate cyclohydrolase; the encoded protein is MSAKVLDGRRTAAAIRTELAERVAKLAARGITPGLGTVLVGDDPGSHAYVAGKHRDCEQAGIASIRRELPADATQEQVEAVIDELNADPACTGYIVQLPLPRGLDANAVLERMDPAKDADGLHPVSLGRLALGIEAPLPCTPRGIVELLRRHDVPLAGARVCVIGRGITVGRPIGLLLTRRSENATVTLCHTGTKGLAWHVREADIVIAAAGSPGLITPEMLRPGAVVLDVGITRTDEGLIGDVHPDAATVAGWVAPMPGGVGPMTRAMLLANVVEAAERNAA